The following proteins are co-located in the Fusobacterium sp. genome:
- a CDS encoding GrpB family protein: protein MLVEVKEHNPEWVCLYLGEAEQIKKIFQDELIEIYHIGSTSVKGLKAKPVIDIMPVVKDINNIDQYNDKFIELGYEPMGEYGISKRRFFRKGGEKRTHHIHIFQITDRENIERHLAVRDYLREHSEDAAAYGELKYELAQKYPKDIEVYCDGKDLFVKNLEKKALAWYKK from the coding sequence ATGTTGGTAGAAGTAAAAGAGCACAATCCTGAATGGGTTTGCCTATATCTTGGGGAAGCTGAACAAATAAAAAAAATATTTCAAGATGAACTTATAGAAATATATCATATAGGAAGTACTTCTGTAAAAGGATTGAAAGCAAAACCAGTAATAGATATAATGCCAGTGGTAAAGGATATAAATAATATAGATCAGTATAATGATAAATTTATTGAGCTGGGATATGAGCCAATGGGAGAGTATGGAATATCTAAAAGAAGATTTTTTAGAAAAGGTGGAGAAAAGAGAACTCATCATATTCATATATTTCAAATCACTGACAGAGAAAATATTGAGAGACATCTTGCAGTAAGAGATTATTTGAGAGAACATTCAGAAGATGCAGCAGCATATGGAGAACTGAAATATGAATTGGCACAAAAATATCCAAAAGATATAGAAGTTTACTGTGATGGTAAAGATTTATTTGTAAAAAATTTAGAGAAAAAAGCTCTTGCATGGTATAAAAAATAG
- a CDS encoding DNA polymerase III subunit beta — translation MKFSIKREELISILSEYTNILKENPIKPIVSGLQIKAESNIITFVGTNLEVDHIRKIEAEVKVDGSVVLKPFLLLEYIKLLDEEYIEFILNNGFITVHQAEFSILEEGTFPLITETTPIKLISIGGGEFVKLLEKSKFAASLTNDNIQINCVRALFKLSEINLVSTDSYRLLYLKSEKNCHVEKEISIPMDTINIICKLLKDSEKEATIGFSGENIILTWENAYFSSKTIALPFPDFKGILANNSFSKVMEFNRDELKSALKRVITVAKTSIDAKFGAIFDFKGKVLLINAFSGKAKINQKVNMIKEGDDFKSSLNCKFLAEYIDNISDNPVIKGSSASSMFEITEIGKDDYKYILMPLALRD, via the coding sequence ATGAAATTTTCTATAAAAAGAGAGGAATTGATTTCAATACTTTCTGAATATACAAATATATTAAAAGAAAACCCTATCAAACCTATTGTTTCAGGATTGCAAATAAAAGCTGAAAGTAATATCATCACTTTTGTAGGAACTAATCTTGAAGTAGATCATATAAGAAAAATTGAAGCTGAAGTTAAAGTAGATGGAAGTGTAGTTTTAAAACCATTTCTTCTTCTTGAGTATATAAAACTTTTAGATGAAGAATATATTGAATTTATTTTAAATAATGGATTTATTACAGTACATCAAGCAGAATTTTCAATACTTGAAGAAGGAACTTTTCCACTCATTACAGAGACTACACCTATAAAACTAATTTCTATAGGTGGTGGAGAGTTTGTTAAACTTCTTGAAAAATCTAAATTTGCTGCTTCTTTAACAAATGATAATATTCAAATAAACTGTGTAAGAGCTCTCTTCAAATTAAGTGAAATCAATCTTGTATCTACAGACTCTTATAGACTTTTATACTTAAAATCTGAAAAAAACTGTCATGTAGAAAAAGAAATTTCAATTCCTATGGATACAATAAATATTATTTGCAAACTTTTAAAAGATTCTGAAAAAGAAGCAACAATTGGATTTAGTGGAGAAAATATCATTCTTACTTGGGAAAATGCTTATTTTTCAAGTAAAACGATAGCATTACCTTTCCCTGACTTCAAGGGTATACTTGCTAATAATTCTTTCAGTAAAGTTATGGAATTTAATAGAGATGAATTAAAAAGTGCTTTAAAAAGAGTTATAACAGTGGCTAAGACAAGTATAGATGCTAAATTTGGTGCTATATTTGACTTTAAAGGAAAAGTTCTTTTAATCAATGCTTTCTCTGGAAAAGCTAAAATTAACCAAAAAGTTAATATGATAAAAGAAGGAGACGATTTTAAGTCTTCATTAAACTGTAAATTTCTTGCTGAATATATAGATAATATTTCAGATAATCCTGTTATAAAAGGAAGCAGTGCTTCTTCTATGTTTGAAATAACTGAAATTGGGAAAGATGATTACAAATACATTTTGATGCCACTAGCACTTAGAGATTAA
- a CDS encoding AarF/UbiB family protein translates to MLLLNFIRLVSSFHSKKFPNPDIITKLGILGIRIAQEYSSRFDVIDIEKCIYLSKFQTSDTEKEDRHLLTLLPKKSPLLSQMEYYDNDSYSYSDINYLFKGCLKNGIEITIKAVNENAKKSFTKKVNSLEKELKFFSWFYPKFNKKYKTVEIIENLKKVTEQKLNLNNEIKSTELLKDYLVQYSDYKGFGRLKFPSIYAYLTSDTMLVSKYTYGTYFYQMLENRRLSYKDILEVIKIQLFFILKIGTFHNNLHLGNIILGSDGSIYFQDCNVLSSINDETKLNLFKLLSSVSKYDYSEIPNILNNMSNIKIEAEKMNLVSVEVNNIFKNSKGSYLQKDSIVKNIMYSFKSGINNGMTFNNEIYPVIKSLIYLENMALKVKPKTYFAEDISKILTEISLYQ, encoded by the coding sequence ATGCTTTTACTAAATTTCATAAGGTTAGTTTCATCTTTCCATTCTAAAAAATTCCCTAATCCAGATATCATTACAAAGCTTGGTATACTTGGCATCCGAATTGCTCAAGAATATTCTTCAAGATTTGATGTTATAGATATAGAAAAGTGTATTTATCTTTCTAAATTTCAAACATCTGATACAGAAAAAGAAGACAGGCATCTTTTAACACTCTTGCCTAAAAAAAGTCCTCTATTATCACAGATGGAGTATTATGATAATGATTCATATTCATATTCAGATATAAATTATCTTTTTAAAGGTTGTTTAAAAAATGGTATAGAAATTACTATAAAAGCTGTTAATGAAAATGCTAAAAAAAGTTTTACCAAAAAAGTAAATTCATTAGAAAAAGAATTGAAATTTTTTTCATGGTTTTACCCTAAATTCAATAAAAAATATAAAACTGTTGAAATAATAGAAAATTTAAAAAAAGTAACTGAACAAAAGCTTAATCTTAACAATGAAATAAAAAGTACAGAACTTTTGAAAGATTATCTTGTTCAATATAGTGATTATAAAGGTTTTGGAAGATTAAAATTTCCATCTATCTATGCTTATCTTACATCAGATACTATGTTAGTAAGCAAATATACATATGGAACATATTTCTACCAAATGCTTGAAAATAGAAGACTTAGCTATAAAGATATTTTAGAAGTAATTAAAATACAGCTTTTCTTCATTTTGAAAATAGGTACATTTCATAATAATCTTCATTTAGGAAATATTATTCTTGGGAGTGATGGTTCTATATATTTTCAAGACTGCAATGTTCTTTCTTCAATAAATGATGAAACAAAATTAAATCTCTTTAAACTTCTTTCTTCTGTTTCTAAGTATGATTATTCAGAAATACCTAATATTTTAAATAATATGTCTAATATCAAAATTGAAGCAGAAAAAATGAATTTAGTATCAGTGGAAGTCAACAATATATTTAAAAATTCAAAAGGAAGTTATCTTCAAAAAGACAGTATTGTAAAAAATATAATGTATTCTTTTAAATCTGGAATAAATAATGGAATGACTTTCAACAATGAAATATATCCAGTTATTAAATCCCTTATTTACTTAGAAAATATGGCACTTAAAGTCAAACCAAAAACTTATTTTGCTGAAGATATTTCAAAAATTCTAACTGAAATTTCTCTTTATCAATAA
- a CDS encoding PD-(D/E)XK nuclease family protein, which yields MIEKKINFRYIGYGNSFAEEYWKKEDKVESNLYLFSDNRMKSVFVKKMKKDIFSKQPEFKTMDELRERIFISDKIVLKEAKRILAFYKSIPQDIKDELNIKSYYDIIDFANNFFAYYREMNINDIEKIDNIHNWQEKYFYYFGRIKESFDILCEKHNYIPNDWLEDMRYFQMKWFKKYKKIIFVDVIEYPEIYKKVINKLLEEKEIEIILQLENGDFDENKLKIEKITLPEISPNKIYVYKSKDELEESMSLIYLFQGKGKSGDMYSPVPENNTYHNVFPRYFGKSQAVTMNDTKLYKFLNIQLNILMNMEEKLGRVYLISAIKKAFDDRVFKEYYSLGAEDIITLNNFMREDYKYISSKILDTSEAEWIFSNNNEFKNKMENIFFDLNSIIELKGVDDIYEYFKKQINLEKFIEQEYGNVFEKFFEIFGIMKSNENMSIHNSFNTYFEGNLGSSLFRLVIQYMKDIVISSNEKVDSERAIVKNIEAARFARESRSLYKEKKMFGETNFFMDITGDILPGNIGDNLIFTEKQRKDMGMVSREEKREIKKYRFFQAVFSNINAVIFTKKNEDKGIDISPFLDELSIKYDLEIRKAPVDLNGSIEALKNAVFEKEKGYPEFEIESFPKDNEDFKDGKLSMGAYDYSNLKQCRLKFYFQKMNNLEYLCSPEESDISSRFFGILVHKVLEEIVKGMWKEVISKGNFKIDRTYIEEILNKHFSYSRAKIPVHMDNYCSEIMIPIITANIEKFFSYIETKYQNIKIKRFQGEKGVYETKPFIDGDIQIFLRGVADLVIESEIGNEIVDYKTGGANKEQLDYYSIILYEDEKKAQKYIFNVWKGNIEVHEEIKLTKEGLKEDIIDFLKSDKYSFAEKVSVCNSCEYIKICGRGR from the coding sequence TTGATAGAAAAAAAAATAAATTTTAGATATATTGGATATGGGAATAGTTTTGCAGAAGAATATTGGAAAAAAGAAGATAAGGTAGAGAGTAATCTGTACCTTTTTTCTGATAACAGAATGAAGTCTGTATTTGTGAAAAAAATGAAAAAAGATATTTTTTCAAAACAACCAGAATTTAAGACTATGGATGAACTTAGAGAAAGAATATTTATTTCTGATAAAATAGTATTAAAAGAGGCTAAGAGAATCTTAGCTTTTTATAAGTCTATACCACAGGATATAAAAGATGAACTTAATATAAAATCCTATTATGATATAATAGATTTCGCAAATAATTTTTTTGCATATTATAGAGAAATGAATATAAATGATATAGAAAAAATAGATAATATACATAACTGGCAGGAAAAATATTTTTATTATTTTGGCAGAATAAAAGAATCATTTGATATTTTATGTGAGAAACATAACTATATTCCAAATGACTGGCTTGAAGATATGAGATATTTTCAAATGAAATGGTTTAAAAAATATAAGAAAATAATTTTTGTAGATGTAATAGAGTATCCAGAAATATATAAAAAAGTTATAAATAAATTATTGGAAGAAAAAGAGATAGAAATAATACTTCAGTTAGAAAATGGAGATTTTGATGAAAATAAACTTAAAATAGAAAAGATAACTTTACCAGAAATTTCTCCAAATAAAATATATGTATATAAGTCTAAAGATGAATTAGAAGAGAGTATGAGCCTGATTTACTTATTTCAGGGAAAGGGAAAAAGTGGAGATATGTATTCACCTGTTCCAGAGAATAATACTTATCATAATGTTTTCCCAAGATATTTTGGAAAATCTCAGGCAGTAACAATGAATGATACAAAATTATATAAATTTTTAAATATACAGCTGAATATTCTTATGAACATGGAAGAAAAACTTGGAAGAGTTTATTTAATATCAGCTATTAAAAAAGCATTTGATGATAGAGTATTTAAGGAATATTATTCATTAGGAGCAGAAGATATAATTACACTTAATAATTTTATGAGAGAAGATTATAAATATATTTCCTCTAAAATATTAGATACATCAGAAGCTGAATGGATATTTTCAAATAATAATGAATTTAAAAATAAAATGGAGAATATATTTTTTGATCTGAACAGCATAATAGAGTTAAAAGGTGTAGATGATATATATGAATATTTTAAAAAGCAGATAAATTTAGAAAAATTTATAGAGCAAGAATATGGAAATGTTTTTGAGAAATTTTTTGAAATATTCGGAATAATGAAAAGTAATGAAAATATGAGTATCCATAATAGTTTTAATACATATTTTGAAGGAAATCTTGGAAGTTCTCTGTTCAGACTTGTTATTCAATATATGAAAGATATAGTTATATCTTCAAATGAAAAGGTAGATTCTGAAAGAGCAATTGTTAAAAATATAGAGGCTGCCAGATTTGCTAGAGAAAGCAGGTCATTGTATAAAGAGAAAAAAATGTTTGGAGAAACTAATTTCTTTATGGATATTACTGGGGATATTTTGCCTGGAAATATAGGTGATAATCTCATATTTACTGAAAAACAGAGAAAAGATATGGGAATGGTAAGCAGAGAGGAAAAAAGAGAAATAAAAAAATATAGATTTTTCCAAGCTGTGTTCAGTAACATTAATGCTGTTATTTTTACTAAAAAAAATGAAGATAAGGGAATAGATATATCTCCATTTTTAGATGAACTTTCTATAAAATATGATTTAGAAATAAGAAAGGCACCTGTTGATCTTAATGGAAGTATAGAAGCTCTCAAGAATGCTGTATTTGAAAAGGAAAAAGGATATCCAGAGTTTGAAATAGAAAGTTTTCCAAAAGATAATGAAGATTTCAAAGATGGAAAATTAAGTATGGGTGCATATGACTACAGTAATTTAAAACAATGCAGATTAAAATTCTATTTTCAAAAGATGAATAACTTGGAATATCTGTGTTCTCCAGAAGAAAGTGATATAAGCAGCAGATTTTTTGGAATTCTTGTTCATAAGGTATTAGAAGAAATAGTAAAAGGAATGTGGAAGGAAGTAATTTCAAAGGGAAACTTTAAAATTGACAGAACTTATATAGAGGAAATATTAAATAAACATTTCTCATACAGCAGAGCTAAAATACCAGTACATATGGATAATTACTGCAGTGAAATAATGATTCCAATAATTACAGCTAATATAGAGAAGTTCTTTAGTTATATAGAAACAAAATATCAAAATATTAAAATAAAAAGATTTCAAGGAGAAAAGGGAGTATATGAAACAAAACCATTTATAGATGGAGATATTCAGATATTTCTCAGAGGAGTAGCTGATTTAGTAATAGAAAGTGAAATTGGAAATGAAATTGTAGATTATAAAACTGGTGGAGCTAATAAAGAACAGCTAGATTATTATAGTATAATTTTATATGAAGATGAAAAAAAGGCTCAAAAATATATTTTTAATGTATGGAAGGGAAATATAGAAGTACATGAAGAAATAAAACTTACAAAAGAAGGATTAAAAGAAGATATAATAGACTTTTTAAAGAGCGATAAATACTCTTTTGCTGAAAAGGTAAGTGTATGTAATAGCTGTGAATATATAAAAATATGTGGAAGGGGAAGATAA
- a CDS encoding UvrD-helicase domain-containing protein — protein MKNRLVLKASAGTGKTYRLSLEYVGALCRGTDFKDILVMTFTKKATAEIKERILKFLKELSENAEDGESIKENLKKIYPDMEFDHQKISAVYQDLIQNRDKLKVYTIDAFTNLIFKKAIAPYLKIYSYEIIDDDENRKMLIKTFQKIFDNKEDFGAFKGFLEDNSEKNMENYLTLIKNLLNERWKVIVLGEKLREKREALTSESNYRHMDRIVEILENISKIKDKSLEELFKTSLKKYLLCKDENEKEAFILEKNGDILEKEIWNGVKVKSKKGDIDYELENMKNIYGELKDNLAKTMYNKSVIPYEEKLLYILNRIYEVYDDIKFKEKRFTHSDISSYTFKYIRDKELNFINENGVTGEFFEILDGKIDTIFIDEFQDTSILQWRILKDIIDQTNNVICVGDEKQSIYGWRGGEKKLFENLEKIIDGKEEKLFTCFRSEKNIVSFTNMIFSNISKMSENGEFEEELWSFYEVKSKSDDIAGHIEVLRKKATEEVTVIDQIIKKIKENFNKDYKGIGILGRTNKELDMIAEKLSEANIPYVIDSNSNIVEYRGINGLFSLINYLVKDDYLSLLDFFRSDLINIGVKTLKYMIKNREDIEKYLNMEEIEIALKETELRVLEIVKVIRKEYIENNGETSFLTYSILKKVGIGGKFNSKSDISNIYSFYKIIKNYKYFEEFIVEFEDKKNSDKFKKMVLEDDNSVNIMTIHKSKGLEFDTLFYYYNPSSRGSSRGNVKFFLKMDKDYNKPESFLITHDKFKKIIKSLGKEYDYLNDIEIKEKHEEINNLYVALTRPKNNLYIAVENDKENLFSEALFLSENAIEDSDIVFSKNDKKTAEGKKREFTVDLSTPEAEYPDAEESMEKEREKIYSHALGNEMKRMRGTTVHFFLENIIHGTEEEIALAKELTFSKFASSIGEKIIKELLSDEVIEYILNKSKKIFSDKWDFIFPEYEIFTDEKTYRIDRLMVKMPVNDSKGTVYIVDYKTGDTDEEQIENYKYLIEKLLEDREMLDKFEIITEFIEFKL, from the coding sequence GTGAAAAACAGACTGGTTTTAAAAGCAAGTGCTGGAACAGGAAAAACTTATCGTCTCTCTTTGGAATATGTAGGGGCATTATGCAGAGGAACAGATTTTAAAGATATACTTGTAATGACTTTTACTAAAAAAGCAACAGCTGAAATAAAAGAAAGAATACTTAAATTTTTAAAAGAACTGTCTGAAAATGCGGAAGATGGAGAAAGTATAAAGGAAAATTTAAAGAAAATATATCCAGATATGGAATTTGATCATCAAAAAATATCTGCTGTATATCAGGACTTAATCCAAAATAGAGATAAATTGAAAGTATATACAATAGATGCTTTTACCAATTTAATATTTAAAAAGGCTATAGCACCATATTTGAAAATATATTCATATGAAATAATTGATGATGATGAAAATAGAAAGATGTTAATTAAAACATTTCAGAAGATATTTGATAATAAGGAAGATTTCGGAGCTTTTAAAGGATTCTTGGAAGATAATTCAGAAAAGAATATGGAAAATTATCTTACACTTATAAAAAATCTTTTAAATGAAAGATGGAAAGTTATTGTCTTAGGAGAAAAACTGAGAGAAAAAAGAGAAGCACTAACATCAGAAAGCAATTATAGACATATGGACAGAATAGTAGAAATACTGGAAAACATATCTAAAATAAAAGATAAATCTTTAGAAGAGCTGTTTAAAACTTCATTGAAAAAATATCTCTTATGTAAAGATGAAAATGAAAAAGAAGCTTTTATTCTTGAAAAAAATGGAGATATTCTGGAAAAAGAAATATGGAATGGAGTAAAAGTAAAATCTAAAAAAGGGGATATAGATTATGAACTAGAGAATATGAAAAATATATATGGAGAATTGAAAGATAACCTTGCTAAGACTATGTATAATAAGAGTGTTATTCCTTATGAAGAAAAGCTCCTTTATATTTTAAATAGAATTTATGAAGTTTATGATGATATAAAATTTAAAGAAAAAAGGTTTACGCATTCAGATATCAGCAGTTATACTTTTAAATATATAAGGGATAAAGAGTTGAACTTTATAAATGAAAATGGAGTAACAGGTGAATTCTTTGAAATTTTAGATGGAAAAATAGATACTATATTTATAGATGAATTTCAAGATACAAGTATACTTCAATGGAGAATATTGAAAGATATAATTGATCAAACAAATAATGTAATCTGTGTTGGAGATGAAAAACAAAGCATTTACGGATGGCGTGGGGGAGAAAAAAAGCTATTTGAAAATCTTGAAAAAATAATTGATGGAAAAGAAGAAAAACTTTTTACTTGTTTTAGAAGTGAAAAAAATATAGTAAGTTTTACAAATATGATATTTTCAAATATATCTAAAATGTCAGAGAATGGAGAATTTGAAGAAGAATTATGGAGTTTTTATGAAGTAAAATCTAAATCAGATGATATAGCTGGTCATATAGAAGTATTGAGAAAAAAAGCAACTGAAGAAGTTACTGTGATAGATCAGATAATAAAAAAGATAAAAGAGAACTTTAACAAGGATTATAAAGGAATAGGAATATTGGGGAGAACTAATAAAGAATTGGATATGATAGCTGAGAAATTATCAGAAGCAAATATTCCCTATGTTATAGATTCAAATTCTAATATAGTAGAGTATAGAGGGATAAATGGTCTTTTTTCTTTGATAAACTATCTTGTAAAAGATGATTATCTTTCACTCTTAGATTTTTTTAGGTCAGATTTGATAAATATAGGAGTAAAAACTCTAAAATACATGATAAAAAATAGAGAAGATATAGAAAAGTATCTTAATATGGAAGAGATAGAAATAGCATTAAAAGAAACTGAACTTAGAGTATTGGAAATAGTGAAAGTTATAAGAAAAGAATACATAGAAAATAATGGAGAAACAAGTTTTCTGACTTACAGCATATTGAAAAAAGTAGGAATAGGCGGAAAATTTAATAGTAAAAGTGATATTTCAAATATTTATTCTTTTTATAAAATAATAAAAAATTATAAATATTTTGAGGAATTTATTGTTGAATTTGAAGATAAAAAAAATAGTGATAAATTTAAAAAAATGGTATTAGAAGATGATAACAGTGTAAATATTATGACTATTCATAAATCAAAGGGTTTAGAATTTGATACTTTATTTTATTACTATAACCCTTCATCAAGAGGGAGTTCACGAGGAAATGTAAAATTCTTTCTAAAAATGGATAAAGACTATAATAAACCTGAAAGTTTTCTAATAACTCATGACAAGTTTAAAAAAATTATAAAATCTTTAGGAAAAGAATATGATTATCTCAATGATATAGAAATCAAAGAAAAACATGAAGAGATAAATAATCTCTATGTAGCTCTTACAAGACCTAAAAATAATTTGTATATAGCAGTTGAAAATGATAAAGAAAATCTTTTTTCAGAAGCATTATTTCTTAGTGAAAATGCTATAGAAGACAGTGATATTGTATTTAGTAAGAATGATAAGAAAACAGCTGAAGGGAAAAAAAGAGAATTTACAGTTGATTTATCAACTCCAGAAGCTGAATATCCTGATGCAGAAGAAAGTATGGAAAAAGAAAGAGAAAAAATATATTCTCATGCCCTTGGAAATGAAATGAAAAGAATGAGAGGAACAACTGTACATTTCTTTTTAGAAAATATAATACATGGAACTGAGGAAGAAATAGCTTTAGCAAAAGAACTTACTTTTTCAAAATTTGCTTCATCCATAGGAGAGAAAATTATAAAAGAATTGCTGTCAGATGAGGTTATAGAATATATTTTAAATAAAAGTAAAAAAATCTTTTCTGATAAATGGGATTTCATTTTTCCTGAATATGAAATATTCACAGATGAAAAAACATATAGGATAGACAGACTAATGGTAAAAATGCCAGTAAATGACTCAAAAGGAACAGTCTATATAGTAGATTATAAAACTGGAGATACTGACGAAGAACAGATAGAGAATTATAAATATTTAATAGAAAAACTTTTAGAAGATAGAGAAATGCTGGATAAATTTGAGATAATTACAGAATTTATAGAATTTAAATTATAA
- a CDS encoding extracellular solute-binding protein yields MKKILLLLTLVFTLVSCGKSSKDENTLYLYGWADYIPKETYQAFEKETGIKVIEDIYSSNEEMFTKLKAGGTGYDIVLPSADYTEIMMKEKMIDKLDKSKLSTFKNIDPLVLEKLQYFDKNNDYEVPYVMGATIIAVNTDYVKDYPRDYSIYNRSDLKGRMTLLDDMREVMTSALAMNGKDQTTSNEKDIADAAELVKGWKKNIAKFDAESFGKGFANGDFWVVQGYPDNIFRELDVNERKKVDFIIPEKGGTAYVDSFVILSNAPHKENAYKFIEFIHRPEIYAQLADILETPSINIPARELMEVEPLFQIEDLKNTQVLRDIHDTLDLQNKYWQEILIAD; encoded by the coding sequence ATGAAAAAAATATTATTACTACTAACTCTGGTTTTCACTTTGGTTTCTTGTGGAAAGAGCAGCAAAGATGAGAATACATTATATCTTTATGGGTGGGCTGATTATATCCCAAAAGAAACTTATCAGGCATTTGAAAAAGAAACTGGTATAAAAGTCATTGAAGATATCTATTCTTCTAATGAAGAAATGTTTACAAAATTAAAAGCAGGTGGAACCGGATATGATATTGTACTTCCATCAGCTGACTATACTGAAATTATGATGAAAGAAAAAATGATAGATAAGCTTGATAAAAGTAAATTATCTACATTCAAAAATATAGATCCTTTGGTTCTTGAAAAACTTCAATATTTTGATAAAAACAATGATTATGAGGTTCCTTATGTAATGGGAGCTACTATTATTGCAGTTAATACTGATTATGTTAAAGATTATCCAAGAGATTACTCTATTTATAATAGAAGTGATCTTAAAGGAAGAATGACTCTTTTAGATGATATGAGAGAAGTTATGACCTCAGCTCTTGCTATGAATGGAAAAGATCAAACTACATCTAATGAAAAAGATATCGCTGATGCTGCTGAATTGGTGAAAGGATGGAAAAAAAATATAGCTAAATTTGATGCTGAATCTTTTGGAAAAGGATTTGCTAATGGAGATTTCTGGGTAGTTCAAGGATACCCTGATAATATTTTTAGAGAACTTGATGTAAATGAAAGAAAAAAAGTTGATTTCATCATTCCTGAAAAAGGTGGAACTGCATATGTAGATTCATTTGTTATTCTTAGCAATGCTCCTCATAAAGAAAATGCTTATAAGTTTATTGAGTTCATTCATAGACCTGAAATATATGCTCAATTAGCTGATATATTAGAAACACCTTCTATTAACATACCTGCTAGAGAATTAATGGAGGTAGAACCTCTATTTCAAATAGAAGATTTAAAAAATACTCAAGTGTTGAGAGATATTCATGATACTCTTGACCTACAAAATAAATACTGGCAAGAAATACTGATTGCTGATTAA
- a CDS encoding flavodoxin family protein, translating into MKNILVIVGSGRKNGNTEQLADSFIKGAREAGHHVKKVFLGNKTINGCIGCNACRYGKPCIQKDDFNELIPDIKNCDLLVFASPLFFWTISAKIKAFIERFYCIAEEDTNPPLGRYEKYPVKDCALLMTSADNLFWTFEQAVSYYQFTLVNYIGFKDKGMVLAGGCGSTNGKPKIKETGHLLRAYEFGKRIYE; encoded by the coding sequence ATGAAAAATATATTGGTAATTGTTGGAAGCGGAAGAAAAAATGGAAACACTGAACAATTAGCAGATTCTTTTATAAAAGGTGCTAGAGAAGCTGGACATCATGTGAAAAAAGTTTTTTTAGGAAATAAAACAATAAATGGATGTATAGGGTGTAATGCCTGTCGTTATGGGAAACCATGTATACAGAAAGATGATTTCAATGAACTGATTCCCGATATAAAAAACTGTGATTTGCTGGTTTTTGCTTCTCCACTTTTTTTCTGGACAATTTCTGCAAAAATAAAAGCATTTATTGAACGTTTTTATTGTATTGCAGAAGAGGATACTAACCCTCCATTAGGAAGATATGAAAAATATCCTGTAAAAGACTGTGCATTGCTTATGACCTCAGCAGATAATTTATTTTGGACATTTGAACAAGCAGTTTCTTATTATCAGTTTACTTTAGTCAATTATATAGGATTTAAAGATAAGGGCATGGTGTTGGCAGGAGGATGTGGAAGTACCAATGGGAAGCCTAAAATTAAAGAAACAGGACATCTTTTAAGAGCATATGAATTTGGTAAAAGAATATATGAATAA
- a CDS encoding RNA methyltransferase, translating into MDYVNSLENNTIKKIKKLKIKKYREEEQLFIAEGRKFLDFTFEPQIIVFRENYEITKEIELKLEKFQCRKIVVSEKVFTQLTSQENSQGVIIVYPYIKGTIQKLQNNIIVLDKIGDPGNLGTIVRVADAAGFKDIFLTKGSVDCYNEKVVRSSMGSILNMNITYMEEEELIAFLKKENYKIEVTALDKDSVSYTQMKLAEKNAIVFGSEGDGVSQNFLKICDEKIIIPIYGIAESLNVAIASGIILYKTKEILGE; encoded by the coding sequence GTGGACTATGTTAACAGTCTAGAAAATAATACAATAAAAAAAATAAAAAAACTTAAGATAAAAAAATATAGAGAAGAGGAACAACTCTTCATAGCTGAAGGAAGAAAATTTCTTGATTTTACTTTTGAACCTCAAATAATAGTTTTTAGAGAAAATTATGAAATAACTAAAGAGATAGAGTTAAAGCTTGAAAAATTTCAATGTCGAAAGATAGTTGTTTCTGAGAAAGTATTTACTCAACTCACTTCACAAGAAAATTCACAAGGAGTAATAATTGTATATCCATATATCAAGGGAACAATACAAAAATTACAAAACAATATAATAGTTCTTGATAAAATAGGAGATCCAGGGAATTTGGGAACTATTGTAAGAGTAGCTGATGCAGCTGGATTTAAGGATATATTTCTTACAAAAGGAAGTGTAGATTGTTACAATGAAAAAGTTGTAAGAAGCAGTATGGGCTCTATTCTTAATATGAATATAACATATATGGAAGAGGAAGAACTTATAGCTTTTTTAAAAAAGGAAAATTATAAAATAGAAGTTACAGCATTAGATAAAGATTCAGTTTCCTATACACAAATGAAACTGGCAGAAAAAAATGCTATTGTTTTTGGGAGTGAAGGAGATGGGGTATCCCAGAACTTTCTAAAAATATGTGATGAAAAAATAATTATACCAATTTATGGAATAGCAGAATCTTTAAATGTAGCTATTGCAAGTGGGATAATTTTGTATAAAACTAAGGAGATACTGGGGGAATAA